The following coding sequences are from one Shewanella violacea DSS12 window:
- a CDS encoding DUF885 domain-containing protein, which translates to MKQAILPLAIALSFAGLGGCQTQEETSDTAEVHASQQLSFAQFSSQFIDDLWIESPTWALYTGYHKYDGVLKVPNAKNRELSLAFNQKALGKLASFDQSKLSTNESIDYRLIENLLKRDIWEINTFKSWQWDPSSYNVAGGFAQLVNEDFAPLDTRLRSVLARMENVPAYYQAARDNIDSPTLEHTQLAILQNKGAFSVFTDELLAQAKNSGLTADEKSLFETRFTASIKAIDKHIQWLDGLAKQLTQDGARSFRIGESLYEQKFAFDIQAGMSGKALYEKASADKARVQEEMAKITSKLWSKYFNTGMPADKNTATKQLIDKLSSKHVKREDFVDEIRAQIPQLIAFVKQKNLVTLDANKPLVVRETPAYMRGFAGASISAPGPYEKSSNTYYNVTPLDGMSDESAESYLREYNHWILQVLNIHEAIPGHYTQLVYSNESPSMIKSLLSNGAMVEGWAVYTERMMLEEGYGDFEPELWLMYYKWNLRVIVNTILDYSIQVKGMTEQEALNLMTQEAFQQTAEAEGKWRRATLSQVQLTSYYSGYREIYDFREELKEKQGEQFDLKGFHEQFLSYGSAPVKYIRELMMK; encoded by the coding sequence ATGAAACAAGCCATATTACCACTTGCCATCGCATTATCATTCGCAGGGTTAGGCGGATGCCAGACACAGGAAGAAACCTCTGATACTGCCGAGGTTCACGCCAGCCAACAACTGAGCTTTGCACAATTTTCTAGCCAGTTTATCGACGATTTATGGATAGAATCACCGACTTGGGCGCTTTACACCGGCTATCACAAGTATGATGGGGTGCTCAAGGTGCCTAATGCCAAGAATCGTGAACTCTCGTTAGCCTTTAACCAGAAAGCCTTGGGTAAGCTAGCGTCTTTCGACCAGTCTAAGTTATCAACCAATGAATCGATAGATTATCGCTTGATCGAGAATTTACTAAAAAGAGATATCTGGGAGATAAATACGTTTAAGTCCTGGCAATGGGATCCCTCTTCATACAATGTCGCCGGTGGCTTCGCACAACTGGTAAATGAAGATTTTGCACCATTAGATACTCGTCTACGCTCTGTTCTGGCCAGAATGGAAAATGTGCCAGCTTATTATCAGGCTGCACGGGATAATATTGACTCACCGACCTTAGAGCACACTCAATTAGCAATATTACAGAATAAGGGCGCTTTCTCAGTTTTTACTGATGAGCTATTGGCTCAGGCGAAAAACTCAGGTTTAACAGCAGATGAGAAATCTCTGTTCGAGACTCGGTTTACGGCATCAATCAAGGCTATCGATAAGCATATTCAGTGGCTCGACGGGCTAGCAAAACAATTAACACAGGATGGTGCGCGCAGCTTCAGAATTGGTGAATCTCTCTATGAACAGAAGTTTGCCTTCGATATTCAGGCTGGGATGAGTGGTAAAGCTTTATATGAGAAGGCCAGTGCCGATAAGGCTCGGGTACAGGAGGAGATGGCAAAGATCACCTCTAAGCTCTGGTCTAAGTACTTCAACACTGGTATGCCAGCAGATAAAAATACCGCCACCAAGCAGTTGATCGATAAATTGTCATCTAAGCATGTAAAACGTGAAGATTTTGTCGATGAAATTCGTGCGCAAATCCCTCAACTCATCGCATTTGTGAAACAGAAAAACTTAGTGACCTTAGATGCCAATAAGCCTCTGGTTGTACGTGAAACCCCAGCCTATATGCGCGGATTTGCCGGGGCTTCCATCAGTGCTCCTGGTCCCTATGAGAAGTCGAGCAACACCTATTATAACGTGACACCTCTGGATGGCATGAGTGATGAATCGGCGGAAAGTTATCTGCGTGAATACAACCACTGGATCTTACAGGTGCTCAATATTCACGAAGCCATTCCTGGACACTACACTCAGCTAGTTTATTCAAATGAATCCCCGAGCATGATAAAGAGCCTATTGAGTAATGGTGCTATGGTCGAAGGTTGGGCGGTATATACCGAACGTATGATGCTTGAAGAGGGCTATGGTGACTTCGAGCCTGAGCTCTGGCTGATGTACTACAAGTGGAATCTGCGGGTGATAGTCAATACCATCCTAGATTACAGTATTCAGGTGAAAGGCATGACTGAGCAAGAAGCCCTTAACTTGATGACCCAAGAAGCTTTTCAGCAAACAGCCGAAGCCGAAGGTAAGTGGAGAAGGGCGACGCTGAGTCAAGTACAGTTAACTAGCTACTACTCAGGTTATCGTGAGATCTATGATTTCCGTGAAGAGCTAAAAGAAAAACAGGGCGAGCAGTTTGATCTTAAAGGTTTCCATGAGCAATTTTTAAGTTACGGCAGCGCTCCAGTTAAGTACATACGTGAACTTATGATGAAATAG